The Vibrio rhizosphaerae genome includes a region encoding these proteins:
- a CDS encoding DEAD/DEAH box helicase, with translation MQDNVIQFKELELKNEILSALENMGFVSPTPIQAAAIPFLLEGRDALGKAQTGTGKTAAFSLPLLNKLIMDQRKPQAIVMAPTRELAIQVAAEIKTLGQNIAGLKVLEIYGGASIVDQMRALRAGAHIVVGTPGRVKDLISRDRLHLDECHTFILDEADEMLKMGFVDDVTWIMEQAPESAQRVLFSATMPPMVKNIVDRFLRDPARVDVAGSNQTVEKVEQQFWVVKGVEKDEAMVRLLETEETDASIVFVRTRQDTERLADWLSSRGFKATALHGDIPQSLRERTVEHIKKGVTDILVATDVVARGLDVPRITHVFNYDIPFDVESYIHRIGRTGRAGRKGKAILLVRTNQIRMLRTIERVTRSSMEEIQLPHRDKVAQARLVQLSQELETEKEHKALEKFSELIESLRDSLDIDTTTLAAMLLKRQQGKRPLFYVGEDPMIAEIEREKSRRRERREGGNDGRRSYGQGSQDWDTYQLQVGREQGVQVKDIVGALANELGLGKNSIGAIKLAQGHTFVQLPKSMSSDVTRKLRKLRIRQKDVGAVVCDFDDFRESRGRREGGRPNRDSRGEGRGFRDNGRREGERRFDRNRGGDHRGAHRGERGHSRRHTEA, from the coding sequence ATGCAAGATAATGTAATTCAATTCAAAGAATTAGAACTCAAAAACGAAATCCTCTCTGCTCTGGAAAATATGGGCTTCGTTTCTCCTACACCCATTCAGGCTGCTGCAATTCCATTTTTACTAGAAGGTCGTGATGCTTTAGGTAAAGCACAGACCGGTACTGGTAAAACTGCAGCATTCTCTCTACCTCTGCTCAACAAACTGATCATGGATCAGCGCAAACCTCAGGCGATCGTAATGGCACCGACGCGTGAGCTGGCGATTCAGGTTGCAGCAGAAATCAAAACGTTAGGTCAAAATATTGCTGGCCTGAAAGTATTAGAAATTTATGGTGGCGCATCAATTGTTGATCAGATGCGCGCACTAAGAGCTGGTGCTCATATTGTTGTTGGTACGCCAGGACGGGTGAAAGATTTAATCTCCCGTGATCGACTCCATTTGGATGAGTGCCACACTTTCATCCTCGATGAAGCTGATGAAATGCTGAAAATGGGCTTTGTCGATGATGTTACCTGGATTATGGAACAAGCTCCTGAAAGTGCTCAGCGCGTCTTGTTCTCAGCAACGATGCCGCCCATGGTTAAAAATATCGTGGATCGTTTCTTACGTGATCCGGCTCGGGTTGACGTGGCTGGCTCAAACCAGACCGTGGAGAAAGTTGAACAACAATTCTGGGTCGTTAAAGGTGTTGAGAAAGACGAAGCAATGGTTCGTCTGCTTGAAACCGAAGAAACGGACGCATCAATTGTTTTCGTTCGTACCCGTCAGGACACCGAACGTCTGGCTGACTGGCTTTCTTCTCGTGGATTTAAAGCAACAGCATTGCATGGCGATATCCCGCAGTCTTTACGGGAAAGAACAGTTGAGCATATCAAAAAAGGTGTGACTGACATTCTGGTTGCTACAGATGTTGTGGCGCGTGGACTCGATGTGCCACGGATCACTCACGTATTTAACTATGATATTCCATTTGATGTGGAATCTTATATCCACCGTATTGGTCGTACAGGCCGTGCCGGACGGAAAGGCAAAGCGATCTTGTTGGTTCGTACCAATCAAATTCGCATGTTGCGTACGATTGAGCGTGTGACCCGTTCTTCTATGGAAGAAATTCAGTTGCCGCATCGTGATAAAGTTGCCCAGGCTCGTTTGGTTCAGTTGAGCCAAGAACTGGAAACTGAAAAAGAACACAAAGCATTGGAAAAATTTTCCGAGCTGATTGAAAGCCTCAGAGACTCTCTGGACATCGATACGACAACTCTGGCAGCAATGTTACTGAAGCGTCAGCAGGGTAAACGTCCATTATTCTACGTCGGTGAAGATCCGATGATTGCTGAGATTGAGCGTGAGAAATCACGTCGTCGTGAGCGTCGTGAAGGTGGGAATGATGGTCGCCGGAGTTATGGTCAGGGTAGTCAGGACTGGGATACTTACCAGCTACAAGTGGGTCGTGAACAAGGTGTACAGGTTAAAGACATCGTTGGTGCACTGGCGAACGAACTTGGCTTGGGTAAGAACTCCATTGGTGCAATTAAGCTGGCTCAGGGGCATACATTTGTTCAATTGCCGAAAAGCATGTCCTCTGATGTGACTCGTAAATTGCGTAAACTGCGGATTCGTCAGAAAGATGTCGGCGCTGTGGTCTGTGACTTTGATGACTTCCGTGAGTCTCGTGGTCGCCGTGAAGGTGGCCGGCCAAACCGTGACAGCCGTGGCGAAGGTCGTGGTTTCCGTGACAACGGTCGTCGTGAAGGTGAACGACGTTTTGACCGTAACCGTGGCGGGGACCATCGTGGTGCTCATCGTGGTGAACGTGGGCATAGCCGTCGTCATACTGAAGCATAA
- the rnb gene encoding exoribonuclease II, with translation MFQDNPLLAQLKQQIQENLPKKEGTIKATDKGFGFLEIDSKNSVFIPPPYMKKSMHGDKVVAIIRTENEREVAEPQELIEPSLSRFIGRVKLHKGKLNVAPDHPQLKKYPLKAKVKKGLDPNTIAENDWVVAQLTRHPLKGDNGFFVEITHKITDADDKIAPWWVTLAENDLPNQEPAGIDNWEQKDDPALVRVDLTNVPFVTIDGASTQDMDDALFAKRTESGDFELTIAIADPTAYITPDDPMDKVARERGFTIYLPGRNIPMLPRELADNLCSLREGEVRPALCCTVTVAQDGTIQDDIRFFSAQIQSHARLVYDHVSDWLELGTSSDWNPSDEIAQVVHDLYAFSQARISWRETHAVVFPDRPDYRFELSEDNDVIAIHADLRRSANRLVEEAMVTANVCAGKVLQQQFGTGVFNVHDGFKTERIADVIALITEHGMSEHNDETVKTLAGFSSLRRWLATQDTSYLDNRIRKFQSYSEISNQPAPHFAMGLDVYATWTSPIRKYGDMINHRLLKAYIVGKPPVQLPDEQVGEELAIHRKHHKIAERNVSDWLYARTLAEEPQKQTRYQAEIFDINRAGMRIRLLENGATAFVPAPLIMDNKERIECHADQGYIYIDKALVYKLGDTLEVTLNEVNQENRNIIAKPTAVFAEPPQSDISETA, from the coding sequence ATGTTTCAAGATAATCCATTACTTGCCCAGTTAAAACAACAGATTCAGGAGAATCTGCCGAAGAAAGAAGGGACCATCAAAGCAACTGATAAAGGTTTCGGCTTTTTAGAAATCGACAGCAAAAACAGCGTCTTTATCCCGCCGCCTTACATGAAAAAATCGATGCATGGCGATAAAGTTGTTGCGATAATCCGCACAGAAAACGAACGTGAAGTGGCTGAACCACAAGAGTTAATCGAACCGTCCCTCTCTCGCTTTATCGGTCGCGTCAAACTACACAAAGGCAAACTGAATGTCGCACCAGATCACCCACAACTCAAAAAATACCCCCTCAAAGCGAAAGTTAAAAAAGGACTGGATCCCAATACGATTGCAGAAAATGACTGGGTAGTGGCACAACTCACCCGTCACCCGCTCAAAGGTGATAACGGATTTTTCGTTGAGATTACCCATAAAATTACTGATGCCGATGATAAGATTGCGCCTTGGTGGGTTACTTTGGCTGAAAATGATTTACCGAATCAAGAGCCGGCAGGGATTGATAACTGGGAACAAAAAGATGACCCGGCACTCGTGCGGGTCGATTTAACCAATGTGCCGTTTGTTACGATTGATGGCGCTTCAACTCAAGATATGGATGATGCGCTATTCGCTAAACGCACCGAGTCGGGTGATTTTGAATTAACCATCGCCATTGCGGATCCAACCGCTTACATCACACCAGATGATCCGATGGACAAGGTTGCCCGTGAACGTGGTTTTACGATCTACCTGCCGGGTCGCAATATCCCAATGCTCCCAAGAGAATTGGCTGACAACTTATGTTCACTCCGGGAAGGTGAAGTCCGCCCTGCCTTGTGTTGTACAGTCACGGTGGCTCAGGATGGGACGATTCAGGACGATATCCGCTTTTTCTCCGCACAGATTCAATCCCATGCACGTCTGGTTTATGATCATGTGTCAGACTGGCTGGAACTCGGCACGTCAAGTGACTGGAACCCTTCTGATGAAATTGCTCAGGTTGTTCACGATCTGTATGCCTTTTCGCAGGCGCGTATCTCATGGCGGGAAACACACGCCGTAGTCTTCCCTGATCGGCCGGATTATCGTTTTGAACTGAGCGAAGATAATGATGTGATCGCCATTCACGCCGATCTGCGCCGCAGTGCTAATCGTCTGGTTGAAGAAGCAATGGTGACGGCCAACGTATGTGCCGGTAAAGTGCTCCAGCAACAATTCGGCACAGGCGTATTTAATGTCCATGATGGTTTTAAAACGGAACGCATTGCTGATGTAATTGCACTGATTACTGAACACGGTATGAGTGAACACAACGATGAAACAGTCAAAACACTGGCAGGTTTTTCCTCCCTGCGGCGTTGGCTTGCCACTCAGGACACCAGCTATTTAGATAATCGGATTCGTAAGTTCCAAAGCTATAGTGAAATCAGTAACCAGCCAGCGCCACATTTTGCGATGGGGCTGGATGTCTATGCGACATGGACATCCCCGATTCGTAAATATGGCGATATGATCAATCACCGCTTACTGAAAGCTTATATTGTGGGTAAACCCCCGGTGCAATTACCAGATGAACAGGTTGGTGAAGAGCTCGCAATTCATCGGAAACATCATAAAATTGCAGAAAGAAATGTCAGTGACTGGCTTTATGCCCGAACCTTGGCTGAAGAACCACAGAAGCAAACACGCTATCAGGCAGAGATTTTTGATATTAACCGTGCCGGGATGCGGATCCGATTACTCGAAAATGGTGCGACAGCGTTTGTTCCTGCCCCACTGATTATGGATAACAAAGAGCGTATCGAATGCCATGCAGACCAAGGCTATATCTATATCGATAAAGCATTGGTGTATAAACTGGGAGATACACTTGAAGTGACACTCAATGAAGTGAATCAAGAAAACCGGAATATCATTGCCAAACCGACAGCAGTTTTTGCTGAGCCACCTCAAAGCGATATCTCAGAAACGGCTTGA
- a CDS encoding DUF3024 domain-containing protein, which produces MTVVNLLQRQIEHRAELLCQNRNQGLPVGIGKSCFEPIVDGVKFVKHHYKLDSSHYDYSTPVAKIQWDQQAQAWGLYVPDDKNAWMPYPFLGRSEDLTALIREVEKDPKSLFWS; this is translated from the coding sequence ATGACGGTCGTTAACCTATTACAACGTCAGATCGAACACCGAGCTGAACTATTATGCCAAAATCGCAATCAGGGATTGCCGGTTGGTATTGGTAAATCATGCTTTGAGCCGATTGTGGATGGTGTCAAATTTGTCAAACACCATTATAAGCTTGATTCCAGCCATTACGATTATTCTACGCCAGTAGCAAAGATCCAGTGGGATCAGCAAGCACAAGCCTGGGGACTCTACGTCCCGGATGATAAAAATGCTTGGATGCCTTATCCTTTTTTGGGACGAAGTGAAGATCTAACGGCATTAATCCGTGAAGTTGAGAAAGACCCTAAATCCTTATTCTGGTCTTAA